The sequence below is a genomic window from Geothermobacter hydrogeniphilus.
TGCAGGCCGGTTACCGGGACGGGATCGGCAAGACCGGACTGCTGGTGACGGTCGACGTTCAAGGCTGCGTCGGCTGCGGCCTCTGTGTCGGGGCCTGCAATGTTGCCGCTCTCAAGATTGTCAACACGGGAGTGGAAAAGCAGCGCAAGCTGGAGATCGCGGGCTCGGTCTGCCTTGGTTGCGGTGCCTGTGTCTCGGCGTGTCCGCACCAGGCGCTGAGCATGGTGGCGACAGCTGAGCCGGTTATTCCGGCCAGAAAGCGCGACCTGATGAAGCAAATCCTCAGGGAGAAGAAGCGCCTGGCGCCGTTCGTGGTGGATGGGGTCAAAAGAAAGGTGAAAAAGATCGTGACGAGAAAGTAGCTCTGCCGGGTTGCGCTCGGCTCAGTTGGGGTAGATGCTCAGCTCCCGGGTTGCCCGTTCCGGGTCGGGGTCGTCCATGGTCGGAACGGCCTGGATGGCGGCGATGTAATCTTCCGGCAGCCGGTTCTCGATGGCGCCGCGCAGGACATGTTCCCGGTACCAGGGATAGGGGCGGAGATTGCGGTCAATATTGATGCCGAGGTAGATCAGGGCTTTAACCTGGTTGCCCTGCTCGGGTTTGACCGTCAGCCAGGTGTCGCGGTATTCGATACCGACGCCTTCGTAGTGATCAAGGATTGTCTTGGCGGCCGGTTCGATACGGAACAGGACGCCGAACAGTTGATCAGATGCTGTTGCCGGGCAGGCATCGCATTTTCCCGAGCCATCCTTGGTGCTGGCGACCTGGAAGACCAGTCGGTAGCCGTCAAGTCGGGCGACCCCAATCCGGTGTGCCGAAGGGATTCGCTGCCGCAGGCGGGCGGTTGCCATGTTGGAGCCGTAGGCGAAGTAGAGCATGTCGGGAAGTCTAAAACGTCATTCCGGCACCGGAGACGACTCAGTTGCGGAATTGAGGTCCAGGCGAAAATCCTCCGGGAGTTCGGTTGGCTTCTGCCGTTTCTGGTCGAAGCAGACCATGACTGTCTGTGCCTGTGCAAAGGTCGTGTCTGCGCCATTGTGCATCCGATAGCCGAGAGTGAAGCTGCTGCGGCCGATTTTTTCAGTCCGAATATCGATCAGCAGGCGGTCATTGAGGCCGATTGGCTTCAGATAGCGGCAACTTGCTTCGACGACCAGGAAAAGGATGCCGCGCTGCATCAGATCGGCGAAGCGCTCCTGGAACAGCTTGACCCTGGCGGTTTCCAGGTAGGTGAAAAAGGTGGCATTGTTGACATGCCCGTAGGCATCCAGGTCGGAAAAGCGGATTTCGATTTCGGTTTGCAGTGTACTCATTGTCAGGTTTCCGGTTGAATGACACCCTGCAGGATGTCGAGAATCCGTTGCCGGTAGGCAACGATTTCCTGTCGCAGGGAAGAGAGGTTGGCGATCTTCTGGTCAACTTTGCCGATGTGGCGGTCGAGGATTTCGAGCAGGCGCGGGGTGATCTTGCCGAAATCCTGGTTGCCGGTATCGAAGTTGTCGGCCAGTTCCTGCATCTCGCGCAGGGTGATGCCGAGTTCCTTCAGTTTGAGAATGAATTTGAGGCGCAGCACGTCCTCTCTCTGATAGGTGCGAGTGCCGCCACCGAGACGTT
It includes:
- a CDS encoding gamma-glutamylcyclotransferase family protein; this encodes MLYFAYGSNMATARLRQRIPSAHRIGVARLDGYRLVFQVASTKDGSGKCDACPATASDQLFGVLFRIEPAAKTILDHYEGVGIEYRDTWLTVKPEQGNQVKALIYLGINIDRNLRPYPWYREHVLRGAIENRLPEDYIAAIQAVPTMDDPDPERATRELSIYPN
- a CDS encoding acyl-CoA thioesterase — encoded protein: MSTLQTEIEIRFSDLDAYGHVNNATFFTYLETARVKLFQERFADLMQRGILFLVVEASCRYLKPIGLNDRLLIDIRTEKIGRSSFTLGYRMHNGADTTFAQAQTVMVCFDQKRQKPTELPEDFRLDLNSATESSPVPE
- a CDS encoding MerR family transcriptional regulator, coding for MENQIYPVQIGELAKKLGITTRTIRYYEEIGLMGVSERLGGGTRTYQREDVLRLKFILKLKELGITLREMQELADNFDTGNQDFGKITPRLLEILDRHIGKVDQKIANLSSLRQEIVAYRQRILDILQGVIQPET